A single region of the Prevotella sp. HUN102 genome encodes:
- a CDS encoding HlyD family secretion protein encodes MMKIIRLTASALIALTVWACNEQEKDFDATGTFEAVETTICAQQTGNLIVWNVEEGGQVQRNTEVGLIDTTQIMLRMKQVMAGKRVAAAQNPDIPKQVAALEEQLAKAQQEYRRYSELVADGAAPRKQMEDAQTQVQVLAKQLAAQRSLLNTQVSTIQAQQGEADSQTGILHNELRKCHILSPVTGTILEKYAELGEYAVPGKPLFKVADLQVMFLRAYLTSLQLQYVRIGQKVKVMADFGQGERRHYEGTITWISGKSEFTPKTVLTNDERADLVYAVKVAVKNDGMIKMGMYGEMKLK; translated from the coding sequence ATGATGAAGATTATAAGATTGACAGCAAGTGCTCTGATTGCCTTAACGGTATGGGCTTGTAACGAACAGGAAAAAGATTTTGACGCCACAGGTACTTTTGAGGCTGTCGAGACAACAATATGTGCGCAGCAAACGGGTAATCTCATTGTATGGAATGTGGAAGAAGGCGGTCAAGTGCAACGCAATACCGAAGTAGGGCTAATAGACACTACTCAAATTATGCTTCGTATGAAACAGGTGATGGCAGGAAAACGTGTGGCGGCAGCACAAAATCCTGACATTCCCAAGCAAGTGGCTGCTCTCGAAGAGCAATTAGCCAAAGCACAACAGGAATATCGCCGGTATTCAGAACTCGTAGCCGACGGTGCTGCACCACGCAAGCAAATGGAAGATGCGCAGACGCAAGTACAGGTGCTTGCCAAACAACTGGCGGCACAACGCTCTCTGCTCAACACTCAGGTTTCCACCATTCAGGCGCAACAGGGAGAGGCTGACTCGCAGACAGGTATTTTGCACAACGAATTGCGCAAATGCCATATACTGTCGCCTGTAACGGGAACCATACTCGAAAAGTATGCAGAGCTGGGAGAATATGCAGTACCGGGGAAGCCATTGTTCAAAGTAGCTGATTTGCAGGTTATGTTTTTACGTGCTTATCTTACATCGCTGCAACTGCAATATGTAAGAATAGGACAAAAGGTAAAAGTAATGGCCGATTTCGGGCAAGGGGAACGTCGCCATTATGAGGGAACGATAACTTGGATCAGCGGTAAAAGCGAATTTACTCCAAAGACCGTGCTTACCAATGATGAGCGTGCAGACTTGGTGTATGCCGTAAAAGTGGCTGTGAAAAACGACGGAATGATCAAGATGGGTATGTATGGTGAAATGAAATTAAAATAA
- a CDS encoding ATP-binding cassette domain-containing protein: MNENIIEVSHVSKRYGKVEALNDVSFEVQRGELFGLIGPDGAGKTSLFRIMATLLKPDDGSVKVSGFDTVIQMKPLRRRLGYMPGRFSLYQDLTVEENLSFFASIFGTTIAEGYDSVKAIYGQIERFKNRKAGALSGGMKQKLALCCALIHQPEILFLDEPTTGVDPVSRKDLWDMLGMLRERNLTIVAATPYLDEIQRCDRVAFLQQGRIACVDTPYEILTRYRKVLNPAPLSPNAHSRQNENVIEVEHLVKAFGTFRAVDDISFTVRRGEIFGFLGANGAGKSTAMRMLTGLNQPTSGTGKVMGYDIRNQYKEIKRHIGYMSQRFSLYEDLTVAENIRLFGGIYGMSSADIKEQSAHLLKQLGMEKQRDEIVAKLPLGWKQKLAFSVSIFHKPGIVFLDEPTGGVDPATRKQFWQLIYEAAGRGITVFVTTHYMDEAEYCDRISIMVDGKISAIGSPAELKQKYHQPNMDGVFTYLARAAKRGE, encoded by the coding sequence ATGAATGAGAATATCATAGAAGTGAGCCACGTATCTAAACGATATGGGAAGGTGGAGGCATTGAACGACGTTAGTTTCGAGGTGCAGCGGGGAGAATTGTTTGGACTTATAGGTCCGGACGGTGCCGGAAAGACTTCACTGTTTCGCATTATGGCAACACTCCTGAAACCAGATGACGGAAGTGTGAAAGTGTCAGGATTCGATACCGTCATACAAATGAAGCCATTGCGCAGACGCTTGGGCTATATGCCCGGCAGATTCTCACTCTATCAGGATTTGACCGTCGAAGAGAATCTTTCGTTCTTTGCAAGTATATTCGGCACCACCATAGCCGAAGGGTACGACAGCGTCAAGGCTATTTACGGGCAAATAGAGCGTTTTAAGAACCGTAAGGCCGGTGCATTGTCGGGAGGTATGAAGCAGAAACTGGCTTTGTGTTGTGCCTTGATACATCAGCCTGAAATATTATTTCTTGACGAACCTACAACGGGCGTGGATCCCGTGAGCCGTAAGGATCTGTGGGATATGCTCGGTATGCTTCGTGAGCGCAATCTGACCATTGTGGCAGCAACGCCGTATCTTGACGAGATACAGCGTTGCGACCGTGTGGCTTTTCTGCAACAGGGAAGGATTGCCTGTGTAGATACACCCTATGAGATTCTGACCCGATACCGAAAGGTGTTAAATCCAGCTCCTTTGTCGCCAAATGCTCATAGCAGACAGAATGAAAATGTAATAGAAGTGGAACATTTGGTCAAGGCTTTCGGCACATTCCGTGCAGTAGACGATATTAGTTTTACCGTTCGCCGAGGCGAAATATTCGGATTTCTTGGTGCAAATGGTGCAGGTAAGTCTACTGCGATGCGTATGCTTACAGGGTTGAACCAACCCACAAGCGGCACAGGTAAGGTTATGGGATATGATATCAGAAACCAGTACAAGGAAATCAAACGCCACATTGGATATATGAGTCAGCGTTTCTCGCTCTACGAAGACCTTACAGTAGCTGAGAATATCAGACTATTCGGTGGTATTTATGGTATGTCATCTGCCGACATTAAAGAGCAATCCGCCCACTTGTTGAAGCAACTCGGTATGGAGAAACAACGTGATGAGATAGTGGCAAAACTGCCATTAGGATGGAAACAGAAGTTGGCATTTTCGGTAAGCATATTTCACAAACCGGGTATTGTGTTTTTAGACGAACCCACTGGAGGAGTAGACCCGGCTACGCGCAAGCAGTTTTGGCAACTCATCTATGAGGCTGCCGGGCGTGGCATTACAGTCTTTGTTACTACTCACTATATGGACGAGGCTGAATATTGCGACCGCATATCAATTATGGTCGATGGTAAAATCAGTGCTATCGGTAGTCCTGCCGAACTGAAACAGAAATATCATCAACCCAATATGGACGGTGTTTTTACATATTTGGCCCGTGCCGCCAAACGAGGAGAATAA
- a CDS encoding ABC transporter permease — protein sequence MNSIISFIIKESRHIVRDRRTMLILFGMPVVQLLLLGFAVRTDIRDVRCVIVTSQMNHSTRRIIDAIDASSYFTVVGTAPTPNDAKDIIRAQQADIAIVFAPHFGNSRQSGDKMQILVDGSDPNMAQQYVAYVQNIIMQRTHTDDLVTLRMLYNPQMLSAYNFVPGIMGIILIIICTMMTSISIVKEKENGTMEVLLVSPVNPLSIIIAKTVPYFLLGNVLLTIILLVSHYILKVPFSGSLFWIVTVALIYIFMSLALGLLISNLVSKQIVALLLSAVVMLMPCIMLSGFIFPIESMPSILQWTAYAIPITYFLSAMRKLMIMGVSVEYVLPELAVLIGMTLLFSTLAIVTFKKRLA from the coding sequence ATGAACAGTATCATTTCGTTTATAATTAAAGAAAGCAGGCATATCGTACGCGACCGCCGTACAATGCTCATTCTCTTTGGAATGCCTGTTGTACAATTACTTTTGTTGGGTTTTGCGGTACGTACGGATATTCGTGATGTGAGATGCGTGATAGTTACTTCACAGATGAATCATTCCACACGGCGTATCATCGACGCTATTGATGCCTCTTCATACTTTACTGTGGTGGGCACAGCACCTACTCCAAACGATGCAAAGGATATAATAAGGGCGCAGCAGGCCGACATTGCCATAGTATTTGCACCGCACTTTGGCAATAGCCGACAAAGTGGAGACAAGATGCAGATTTTAGTTGATGGCTCTGATCCTAATATGGCGCAGCAATATGTAGCTTACGTGCAAAATATCATAATGCAAAGAACTCATACTGATGATTTGGTTACGCTGCGTATGCTCTATAATCCACAAATGCTATCGGCATACAATTTCGTACCGGGCATAATGGGCATCATACTCATTATCATCTGCACGATGATGACCAGCATCAGTATTGTAAAAGAGAAAGAGAATGGCACGATGGAGGTTCTGCTGGTAAGCCCGGTAAACCCTTTGAGTATCATCATTGCCAAGACTGTGCCTTATTTTCTGCTGGGCAATGTGCTGCTGACCATCATTTTATTGGTATCGCACTACATCTTGAAAGTTCCATTCTCCGGCTCACTTTTCTGGATCGTAACAGTAGCATTGATTTATATTTTTATGTCTCTGGCTCTGGGATTGCTCATCAGCAATTTGGTTTCAAAACAAATAGTGGCGTTATTGTTATCGGCAGTTGTGATGCTTATGCCGTGTATTATGCTTTCGGGTTTTATATTTCCGATAGAGAGTATGCCCTCTATCCTGCAATGGACAGCATACGCAATCCCCATCACTTATTTCCTTTCCGCTATGCGCAAGCTTATGATTATGGGAGTGAGCGTAGAGTATGTATTACCTGAGTTGGCTGTTTTAATTGGTATGACGCTGCTATTTTCAACCTTGGCCATTGTTACTTTTAAAAAACGTTTAGCATAA